One part of the Papilio machaon chromosome 5, ilPapMach1.1, whole genome shotgun sequence genome encodes these proteins:
- the LOC106708547 gene encoding DENN domain-containing protein 5A isoform X3: protein MNMSVSDLSVGCRFADYFAICGLDFDSGLEPDRLCGDNLHISPLDRSYKGKVLAHYPDNVNSNPFDEHAVCMLCLPAGLQFRTQKHSLEPKFHSFVVTRENASRYYGFSLIFYEEVRNRNICSAMHTLQAMYITELSSGQTPPGNRKSSGKESSRSLPRSFKLAPHTGAALTYYDITKDKLYVAKSIALICQYPYVRVAQLFLENLFRSLPRQPGPGLSPESYVYNLLYEVPVPIAGQALRLYVPPSEPHLDPIPVVIRMPNPPEELPLLDYPLRVMFSTLGVECVVQLFTCVLLEHQVLLRSSDYNKLMLVSECIVSLLLPFSWAHVYVPILPAPLYHFLDAPVPFVMGLHADSVAISIGPNGPRSFAVGSEAALCLVDIDKPDIQLPEEMPIFPHRTPFIEELNHVLDKHQIQRPETESSKLGVPINGTYKHMNDGMSSSCTLPSGGLRRKHSFHDVLEWDESRPLNASPPSSPAPGSPTRRAPRRMDALQRIVDIVKRTGVNIDDVDADTVMPTTKKKILNDEDQYNEDVRFNMAIRETFLNRFVHMFLMYENFVIMPDQDRDSWLTARESMVNFDKASFLSDQPQRHRPFLSRFLETQMFATLIDNKIMANWGDYDVNLQVFEHRIKVVRTNSLKRIKNAKWQVKDCPPEMLLGDIGRRLSTEVTPAAIAQNNRTFVEKLLKECKSKTKRMLVEKMGTEESDLGLGSEVSVTGVEENTMIASLCDLLERLWSHGLQHKMGKSALWMHLTNYQELEQCSNSTKPIDPNYLTPALAWCVLRKRLDYLSAVGAEVEAHQASSSGTRSRDSSRGGSRDSSRDRLSNSGTLERKSNQPSNPMRPLPESLTFDMRNVQAMTDIKTEIGYARAWVRLSLEKKLLSKHLRELLADTTLLRSQYKRTAFLRCEEEREQFLYHLLTLNAVDYYCFTNTYPTTKLPYRVLIAPSRKASQTTANCWLSISGANGESTPKIPIPRNTNEFVFHHKNLGILSTLRIGHDNSGLSPRWLLDQVFVRNEVTGHTYTFPCNRWLGTGVDDGSTERLVVAARIRGERSPRTPAPLAAALSPTTTHLSTSTIQHMIGDCVNAIVKWHYQSKRDKDANSLSVLLCGDNGLVKCLEQAFLCGFKSARLFGKNLFIWDYFARVRDEFKLSLSEEGGGGGGGGGGGGGACGVYSCRQDAEHRAIWRCYCHLADEVGAVGRALGKDGKFQLFICLSLREHWLHRMLVPMSLTRVTTEMYEEQSFLRKRGLLTFLRQILEPLDEFDIVLENSLTQGI from the exons ATGAATATGTCCGTCTCCGATTTATCTGTGGGATGTCGTTTTGCTGATTATTTTGCGATATGTGGACTAGACTTTGACTCCGGATTGGAACCAGACAGACTTTGTG gtgataatttacatatatctCCTTTAGATCGCTCCTATAAGGGAAAAGTCTTGGCTCACTATCCAGATAATGTAAACAGTAATCCTTTTGATGAGCATGCAGTATGTATG cTGTGTTTACCTGCTGGCTTACAGTTTAGAACCCAAAAACATTCTTTAGAACCAAAGTTTCATAGCTTTGTTGTAACTCGTGAAAATGCATCCCGTTACTATGGATTCAGTCTCATATTCTATGAAGAAGTTAGGAACCGAAATATTTGCAGTGCCATGCATACATTGCAg GCAATGTACATCACAGAGTTGTCAAGTGGTCAAACTCCACCTGGCAACAGAAAGAGCTCTGGAAAAGAAAGTTCCAGATCTTTGCCACGATCATTTAAACTTGCACCGCATACTGGAGCTGCACTTACCTATTATGACATAACCAAAGATAAACTTTATGTTGCTAAAAGCATTGCTCTTATATGTCAATATCCCTATGTTAGGGTAGCACAATTGTTTTTAGAGAATTTGTtcag GTCATTGCCAAGACAACCTGGGCCAGGACTTAGTCCTGAGTCTTATGTTTACAACTTATTGTATGAAGTGCCTGTCCCTATCGCAGGACAGGCCTTGCGCTTGTATGTACCGCCTTCTGAACCTCATCTAGATCCAATCCCAGTT GTGATAAGAATGCCAAATCCTCCAGAGGAGTTACCACTTCTTGATTATCCATTGCGTGTTATGTTCTCTACTTTAGGTGTTGAATGTGTTGTGCAGCTGTTTACATGTGTACTGCTAGAGCATCAAGTGTTACTTAGGTCTAGTG aTTATAACAAGCTGATGCTTGTATCTGAGTGTATAGTTTCACTTCTGCTTCCATTCTCGTGGGCACACGTCTATGTGCCGATTCTCCCAGCGCCTTTATATCATTTTCTTGATGCACCAGTTCCTTTCGTAATGG GTCTTCATGCGGATAGCGTTGCTATAAGTATAGGTCCCAACGGCCCACGGAGTTTTGCTGTTGGCTCAGAAGCAGCTCTTTGTTTAGTGGATATAGACAAACCTGACATACAACTGCCAGAAGAAATGCCAATATTCCCACACAGGACACCTTTCATAGAAGAACTCAATCATGTCTTAGATAAACATCAG ATACAGAGACCCGAAACTGAATCAAGTAAACTCGGTGTGCCAATCAATGgaacatacaaacatatgAATGATGGGATGAGTAGTAGCTGTACATTGCCATCGG GAGGTTTACGTCGTAAGCACTCCTTCCATGACGTGTTGGAATGGGACGAGAGTCGGCCACTGAACGCCTCCCCGCCCAGCTCTCCCGCGCCCGGCTCTCCCACACGCCGCGCGCCCAGACGTATGGACGCCCTACAACGCATCGTTGATATTGTTAAACGCACAG GTGTGAATATAGATGACGTGGATGCGGATACGGTGATGCCGACGACAAAGAAGAAGATCCTTAATGATGAAGACCAGTACAACGAGGATGTCCGCTTCAACATGGCAATTAGAGAGACATTCCTAAACCGATTCGTACATATGTTCCTAATGTACGAGAACTTTGTCATCATGCCGGATCAG GATCGAGACTCGTGGCTGACTGCGCGGGAATCGATGGTGAATTTCGACAAAGCATCGTTCCTCTCGGACCAACCTCAGCGACACCGGCCCTTCCTCTCGAGATTCCTCGAGACGCAGATGTTCGCGACGCTCATAGACAACAAGATCATGGCCAACTGGGGTGACTATGACGTCAACTTGCAAGTCTTCGAGCACCGCATCAAGGTCGTCAG AACGAACAGTTTGAAGCGTATCAAGAATGCGAAGTGGCAAGTGAAAGATTGTCCGCCGGAAATGCTGCTGGGTGACATCGGCAGACGTCTCTCCACTGAAGTCACACCTGCCGCCATCGCGCAGAACAATAGAACCTTCGTTGAAAAACTACTTAAg gAATGTAAGAGCAAAACAAAGCGTATGCTCGTTGAAAAAATGGGTACAGAAGAGTCGGATTTGGGTCTCGGAAGCGAAGTGTCCGTGACCGGTGTCGAAGAGAATACTATGATCGCTTCCCTCTGCGACTTGTTGGAGCGGCTCTGGTCGCATGGGCTGCAACACAAGATGGGCAAATCCGCGCTCTGGATGCACCTCACCAACTATCAAGAGTTAGAGCAATGCAGCAACTCAACTAAACCTATCGATCCCAATTATCTCACTCCAG CCTTAGCTTGGTGTGTTTTGAGGAAACGATTGGATT ACTTATCCGCGGTGGGTGCGGAGGTTGAGGCGCACCAGGCGAGCAGCAGCGGGACTCGTTCCCGGGACAGCTCCCGCGGCGGCTCCCGGGACAGCTCCAGGGATCGTCTCAGCAATTCCGGGACATTGGAGAGGAAGTCCAACCAACCTTCGAACCCGATGCGTCCGCTCCCCGAAAGCTTGACTTTTGATATGCG gaaTGTACAAGCAATGACAGATATAAAGACAGAGATAGGTTACGCTAGAGCATGGGTACGTCTGTCCTTGGAAAAGAAGCTGCTATCGAAGCACTTGCGGGAACTGCTCGCTGACACAACACTGCTGCGCTCTCAATACAAGAGGACGGCGTTCCTGCGCTGTGAGGAAGAAAGGGAACAATTCCTCTATCATTTGTTGACTTTAAATGCGGTGGATTACTATTGTTTCACCAACACTTATCCGACAACTa aATTGCCATATCGCGTGTTGATAGCGCCGTCTCGTAAGGCAAGTCAGACGACCGCCAACTGCTGGCTCTCTATATCCGGAGCCAATGGAGAGTCAACTCCCAAGATACCGATACCTCGCAACACTAACGAGTTTGTTTTCCAC CATAAAAATCTAGGTATTCTTTCAACTTTACGTATCGGACACGACAACAGCGGCTTGTCACCGCGTTGGCTGCTGGATCAAGTGTTTGTTCGGAACGAGGTCACTGGACACACCTACAC GTTCCCATGTAACCGTTGGCTGGGCACTGGAGTAGACGACGGGTCTACTGAGCGGCTGGTGGTGGCCGCGCGGATCAGGGGGGAGCGCTCGCCCCGCACCCCCGCACCCCTCGCCGCCGCCCTCTCCCCCACCACCACACACCTCTCCACCTCCACCATACAGCATATGATCG GTGACTGCGTGAACGCAATAGTGAAGTGGCACTACCAGAGCAAGCGCGACAAGGACGCGAACTCGCTGAGCGTGCTGCTGTGTGGAGACAACGGCCTCGTCAAGTGTCTCGAGCAGGCCTTCCTCTGCGGCTTCAAGTCCGCCAGACTCTTCGGCAAGAATCTCTTCATCTGGGACTACTTTG CTCGAGTGCGGGACGAGTTCAAGCTGAGCTTGTCCGAGGAGGGTGGTGGTGgaggtggtggtggtggtggtggtggggGTGCGTGCGGCGTGTACAGCTGCCGGCAGGACGCCGAGCACCGCGCCATCTGGCGCTGCTACTGCCACCTGGCAGACGAGGTGGGCGCTGTCGGCCGCGCACTCGGCAAGGACGGCAAGTTCCAGCTCTTCATCTGCCTCAGTCTACG CGAGCACTGGCTGCACAGAATGCTAGTTCCGATGTCTTTGACGCGTGTCACAACTGAAATGTACGAAGAGCAAAGCTTTCTGCGGAAACGAGGTCTCTTAACTTTCCTCAGACAAATTCTCGAACCTCTGGACGAGTTCGATATCGTTCTGGAAAATTCACTTACTCAAGGCATTTAA